A single window of Chitinophagales bacterium DNA harbors:
- a CDS encoding sodium:solute symporter family protein: MDYIFLQPILALSIQTWTYILVGATFSLYIGIAIWSRASSTSDFYVAGKGVHPIANGLATAADWMSAASFISMAGLISFMGYDGAVYLMGWTGGYVLLALLLAPYLRKYGKFTVPDFIGERYYSQTARLVAVVCAIFVSFTYVAGQMRGVGVVFSRFLETSVEMGVVIGMAIVFFYAVVGGMKGITYTQVAQYCVLIFAFLVPAIFISIQMTGNPIPQLGFGSTVSDGTYLLDKLDGLNQALGFNAYTKGSKSTIDVFCITAALMVGTAGLPHVIIRFFTVPKVSDARLSAGYALLFIAILYTTAPAVAAFARTNMIETVSNKPYAEVPSWVSNWEKTGLITFEDKNG; the protein is encoded by the coding sequence ATGGACTATATATTTCTACAACCAATTTTAGCCCTGAGCATCCAAACTTGGACGTATATCTTGGTAGGGGCGACTTTCAGCCTATACATCGGCATTGCGATATGGTCAAGGGCTTCTTCAACAAGTGATTTTTATGTAGCAGGCAAGGGCGTACACCCCATAGCAAACGGATTGGCTACGGCAGCAGACTGGATGTCGGCAGCTTCTTTTATTTCAATGGCAGGTTTGATTTCCTTCATGGGCTACGATGGTGCGGTCTATTTGATGGGCTGGACAGGCGGTTATGTACTGTTGGCTCTTCTACTCGCCCCTTATCTCCGAAAATATGGAAAATTCACCGTTCCCGATTTTATTGGCGAACGCTATTATTCCCAAACTGCTCGTTTGGTGGCAGTCGTTTGTGCGATTTTTGTATCGTTTACCTATGTAGCTGGTCAAATGCGTGGGGTAGGTGTGGTCTTCTCTCGTTTCTTGGAAACTTCCGTTGAAATGGGCGTGGTCATTGGTATGGCAATCGTGTTTTTCTATGCCGTAGTCGGCGGGATGAAAGGGATTACTTACACACAGGTAGCGCAATATTGCGTATTGATTTTTGCCTTCCTTGTTCCTGCAATCTTTATCTCTATCCAAATGACTGGCAATCCAATTCCTCAATTGGGTTTTGGCAGTACGGTTTCGGATGGTACTTATCTATTGGACAAACTGGATGGCCTGAATCAGGCACTGGGCTTCAATGCTTATACCAAGGGGAGTAAATCAACTATAGATGTATTTTGTATTACTGCAGCTTTGATGGTCGGTACAGCAGGTTTGCCACACGTAATCATTCGCTTCTTTACCGTTCCCAAAGTATCTGATGCTCGTTTATCGGCAGGCTACGCTTTGTTGTTCATCGCTATTCTTTATACCACTGCTCCTGCTGTTGCAGCATTTGCACGTACCAACATGATTGAAACCGTTTCCAACAAGCCTTATGCAGAAGTGCCTTCTTGGGTATCGAACTGGGAAAAAACAGGCTTGATTACTTTTGAGGATAAAAATGGCTGA
- a CDS encoding DUF4212 domain-containing protein has translation MAQTKMQEYWSKNIRYLTILLSIWFIVSYGMGIFFVDALNNIKIGGFKLGFWMAQQGAIYVFVALIFVYVAWMNKLDKEYDVDE, from the coding sequence ATGGCACAAACAAAAATGCAAGAATATTGGAGTAAGAACATCCGATACTTGACAATTCTACTTTCAATCTGGTTCATTGTATCCTATGGCATGGGTATTTTCTTTGTAGATGCACTGAACAATATTAAAATTGGAGGCTTTAAACTGGGCTTTTGGATGGCACAACAAGGGGCGATTTACGTATTCGTAGCCCTTATTTTCGTGTATGTCGCATGGATGAACAAGCTCGACAAAGAGTATGATGTGGATGAATAG
- a CDS encoding metalloregulator ArsR/SmtB family transcription factor, with translation MPNFTSTLNIDLLERAAEALRSIAHPIRLAILALLRNGEQLSVTEIHTHLEIEQAVASYHLNNLKNKGVLTSNRIGNKTFYFIKHAEVVKILEYAEHCFQK, from the coding sequence ATGCCCAATTTTACTTCTACACTAAACATTGACCTGTTAGAACGTGCTGCTGAAGCACTACGATCCATAGCCCATCCCATTCGACTGGCTATCTTGGCGTTGCTTAGAAATGGAGAACAATTATCTGTTACCGAAATCCACACACACCTAGAAATAGAACAAGCTGTTGCTTCCTATCACCTCAATAACCTCAAAAACAAAGGAGTTCTTACCTCCAATAGAATTGGCAACAAAACCTTTTATTTTATTAAACACGCAGAAGTCGTCAAAATATTGGAGTATGCCGAGCATTGCTTTCAGAAGTAG
- a CDS encoding VUT family protein, whose amino-acid sequence MSLLSNYLTTQNKDSILQRKDRLLFVILAGFFLTNALIAEFIGVKIFALVETLDLSPFNWNLFGQSDSLNLSAGVLLLPVVFVMTDIINEYFGRRGIQILSFLAVALISYSFLMVYASIQLVLLLSLDYWTWHNTVELNRGGFPSWLFYFVGLQSVFAIVMLFFTKLYWRE is encoded by the coding sequence GTGAGTTTACTATCCAACTATTTAACAACTCAAAATAAGGACTCGATTTTACAGCGAAAAGATAGATTGTTGTTTGTTATATTGGCAGGTTTCTTTTTGACCAATGCTTTAATTGCCGAGTTTATCGGGGTAAAAATATTTGCACTCGTAGAAACTTTGGATCTTTCTCCCTTCAATTGGAATTTGTTTGGTCAATCTGATTCACTCAACCTCTCGGCGGGCGTTTTGCTTTTGCCTGTCGTTTTTGTGATGACCGACATCATCAACGAATACTTTGGAAGACGAGGTATCCAAATACTTTCTTTTTTGGCGGTAGCTCTCATTTCTTACTCCTTTTTGATGGTCTATGCGTCCATACAACTTGTGCTGCTTTTATCATTGGACTACTGGACTTGGCACAATACGGTTGAGTTAAATAGGGGAGGTTTCCCAAGTTGGTTATTTTATTTTGTAGGTTTGCAGTCTGTATTTGCAATAGTTATGCTATTTTTCACAAAACTTTATTGGAGAGAATAA
- the sucD gene encoding succinate--CoA ligase subunit alpha, which yields MAVLVGKNSKIIVQGFTGKEGSFHAGQMIEYGSNVVGGVTPNKGGTQHLERPVFNTVADAVAETGADTSIIFVPPRFAADAIMEAAAAGIKVIICISEGIPVQDMVKVKAFIEDRDCRLVGPNCPGVMTPGEAKVGIMPGFIHRPGRIGIVSRSGTLTYEAVDQVTKAGMGQSTCIGIGGDPIIGTTTKDAVKLLMEDPDTDGIIMIGEIGGSMEAEAAYWVKEHGTKPVVGFIAGQTAPKGRTMGHAGAIVGGAEDTAEAKMKIMRECGIHVVDSPAYIGETMAKALKQ from the coding sequence ATGGCAGTTTTAGTAGGAAAAAACTCTAAAATCATCGTACAAGGATTTACTGGTAAAGAAGGTAGTTTTCATGCAGGACAAATGATTGAGTACGGCAGCAACGTAGTCGGTGGTGTAACGCCTAACAAGGGTGGCACACAACATTTGGAGCGTCCTGTCTTCAATACGGTGGCAGATGCTGTGGCTGAAACGGGAGCAGATACGTCCATTATTTTTGTACCTCCACGTTTTGCGGCCGATGCAATTATGGAAGCAGCAGCAGCGGGTATCAAGGTAATTATTTGTATTTCAGAGGGTATTCCTGTGCAGGATATGGTGAAAGTAAAGGCTTTTATTGAAGATAGAGATTGCCGTTTGGTAGGGCCTAATTGTCCTGGGGTGATGACTCCTGGTGAGGCGAAAGTGGGGATTATGCCTGGATTTATTCACCGTCCTGGTCGAATTGGCATCGTTTCTCGCTCTGGTACATTGACTTATGAAGCCGTGGATCAGGTGACCAAAGCGGGTATGGGACAATCTACTTGTATCGGTATTGGTGGCGACCCAATTATCGGCACAACGACCAAAGATGCGGTCAAATTGTTGATGGAAGATCCTGATACCGATGGTATTATCATGATTGGTGAAATTGGAGGAAGCATGGAAGCGGAGGCTGCTTATTGGGTCAAAGAACACGGTACGAAGCCTGTTGTTGGGTTCATTGCTGGTCAGACTGCTCCAAAGGGTAGAACAATGGGCCATGCAGGTGCAATCGTTGGCGGTGCGGAAGATACAGCTGAGGCAAAAATGAAAATCATGCGGGAATGTGGGATTCATGTAGTGGATTCTCCTGCGTATATCGGTGAAACGATGGCGAAGGCATTGAAGCAGTAA
- a CDS encoding glycoside hydrolase family 140 protein, with amino-acid sequence MGMPLLKVSENKRFLMKENGEPFFWLGDTGWLVFSKLDRQEVEKYLSNRVENGYNVIQVMVLHQLKLTNIYGDSALIQGDITLPNTTKGNSFEKADEYDYWDHVDYVVDLAAKKGLYMAMVPVWGTNIKQENISQSQAEKYAVWLAKRYADKTNIIWLNGGDTKGGENREIWNVIGQSLHENAPKHLITFHPFGRMKSSMWFHEADWLDFNMFQSGHRRYDQDDTELAYGQDNWKYVRDDYALTPIKPTIDGEPSYEGIPQGLHDPSEPYWDENDLRRYAYWSVFAGAFGFTYGHSAVMQMHKSGDTSPAYGVREYWTDALNAPGATQMKYLKDLMLSKPFFDRIPDPSLIASEKGERYDYQIATCGNDYAFVYTFNGREIDVAMGKIKGSKITASWYNPHNGETIWIGEFDNTGTRIFNPPGEIQNGVDWVLVLTSIE; translated from the coding sequence ATGGGAATGCCGCTTTTGAAGGTTTCGGAAAACAAGCGTTTTTTAATGAAAGAAAACGGCGAACCATTCTTTTGGTTGGGGGATACAGGATGGTTGGTGTTCTCAAAATTAGACCGCCAAGAAGTTGAAAAATATCTCAGCAATCGAGTCGAAAATGGCTACAATGTCATTCAGGTCATGGTACTTCACCAATTGAAGTTGACCAATATATATGGGGATTCAGCATTGATTCAAGGAGACATCACTCTCCCGAATACCACAAAAGGGAATTCATTTGAAAAGGCAGATGAATATGACTATTGGGACCATGTGGATTATGTGGTTGATTTGGCTGCAAAGAAAGGATTGTATATGGCAATGGTTCCTGTATGGGGAACGAATATAAAACAGGAAAATATAAGCCAATCGCAAGCAGAAAAGTATGCAGTCTGGTTGGCAAAACGTTATGCAGATAAAACCAATATCATTTGGCTGAATGGTGGTGATACCAAAGGAGGAGAAAATAGAGAAATTTGGAACGTCATTGGTCAAAGTCTCCATGAAAATGCACCAAAACATTTGATTACCTTCCATCCTTTTGGCAGAATGAAGTCTTCCATGTGGTTTCATGAAGCAGACTGGCTTGACTTCAATATGTTTCAGTCAGGTCACAGAAGATACGATCAAGATGATACAGAACTTGCTTATGGTCAGGACAACTGGAAGTATGTCCGTGACGATTATGCACTCACTCCTATCAAACCTACAATTGATGGAGAACCGTCTTATGAGGGAATTCCTCAGGGATTGCATGATCCTTCGGAACCCTATTGGGATGAAAATGACCTTAGAAGATATGCCTATTGGTCGGTATTTGCAGGAGCTTTTGGTTTTACTTATGGTCACAGTGCTGTGATGCAAATGCACAAATCAGGTGATACATCTCCAGCCTATGGTGTGCGTGAATATTGGACTGATGCACTGAACGCCCCTGGAGCAACACAAATGAAATATCTCAAAGACCTAATGCTTTCAAAACCGTTTTTTGATAGAATTCCAGATCCATCACTCATTGCATCAGAAAAAGGAGAGCGTTATGACTACCAGATAGCTACCTGTGGAAACGACTATGCTTTTGTTTACACCTTCAATGGTCGTGAAATAGATGTGGCAATGGGGAAAATCAAAGGCTCGAAAATAACAGCTTCTTGGTACAATCCACACAACGGAGAAACTATATGGATTGGTGAATTTGACAACACAGGAACTAGGATTTTTAATCCTCCAGGAGAGATACAAAATGGAGTAGATTGGGTATTGGTGTTAACATCTATTGAATAG
- a CDS encoding DUF6000 family protein produces the protein MEDEKLNEAIKLHSAGATVMHKSPFENLQSYQNEIEIDQLFRRKWVIPFYLKLHRNDNEWINKIVGIYQEISDEVILKNLGDFNWRTRSIGAFFAAIKDKSEFIEIIGTHLIKSEVCYAGRTYAKVLAYFNDEKGNEYLERYLEYYLKQKDLYFDQINVFRAVKYIDETNATNKIERYLNDWKEYAKGKFLYDEEDKEIETDDLRQQIETIEKIKNMATLLAT, from the coding sequence ATGGAAGATGAAAAATTAAATGAAGCTATAAAATTACATTCAGCAGGAGCAACAGTTATGCATAAATCACCATTTGAAAATTTACAATCCTACCAAAATGAAATCGAAATTGACCAACTGTTTCGAAGAAAATGGGTAATTCCTTTTTACCTTAAACTTCATAGAAATGACAACGAATGGATAAATAAAATAGTGGGAATATATCAAGAAATAAGTGATGAAGTTATCCTCAAAAATTTGGGTGATTTTAATTGGCGAACACGCTCAATAGGTGCATTCTTCGCAGCAATAAAAGACAAAAGCGAATTTATCGAAATAATTGGAACACATTTAATCAAAAGTGAAGTTTGCTATGCTGGAAGAACTTATGCAAAAGTTTTAGCCTATTTCAATGACGAAAAGGGGAATGAATATTTAGAAAGGTATTTAGAATATTACCTAAAGCAGAAAGACCTTTATTTTGACCAAATAAATGTTTTTCGTGCAGTAAAATATATAGATGAAACTAATGCGACAAACAAAATAGAGAGGTATTTAAATGATTGGAAAGAATATGCCAAAGGAAAATTTCTATATGACGAAGAAGATAAAGAAATAGAAACAGATGATTTAAGACAGCAAATAGAAACAATTGAAAAAATAAAAAATATGGCTACCCTGCTTGCGACATAA
- a CDS encoding Stf0 family sulfotransferase produces MGLYLICTSPRTGGSVFSSTLAQTGLLGTPGSYIYTYPANEVLNKLNRDEFEKYLKTVLERLHQEQHITKKYSNDLYWLYETNIFQSLGSPIERLRFFYDHLKASNMFESLENIRTSPFGGENWGIKILSNDNNYDGGFNFLIRHLKNTAHNANKKSTLQLLQEVCVDIKFIWLIRRNKVRQGLSYWKADHTKKWHQYQKEAPKEKVKNFLPTKKELNKYVIQLALDDAHWEEFFTKNQIIPLTIVYEDFILNPDQTIKDVLNYLGIKPTKNTYFNSFSEFKMACDDSNDFINNYYKTSFFW; encoded by the coding sequence ATGGGATTATATCTTATTTGTACTTCACCTCGAACAGGAGGTAGCGTATTTAGTTCAACTTTAGCCCAAACGGGTTTATTAGGGACACCTGGTTCTTATATATATACTTATCCTGCGAATGAGGTACTAAACAAATTGAATAGAGATGAGTTTGAAAAATATTTGAAAACGGTTCTTGAGCGGCTTCATCAAGAACAGCATATCACTAAAAAATATTCAAATGATTTATATTGGTTATATGAAACCAATATCTTCCAAAGTTTAGGAAGCCCTATAGAGCGACTTCGGTTTTTTTATGATCATTTGAAGGCATCTAATATGTTTGAGTCCTTGGAGAATATTCGTACTTCTCCATTTGGAGGTGAAAATTGGGGCATTAAAATCTTATCCAATGACAATAACTATGATGGTGGGTTCAACTTTTTGATACGTCATCTTAAAAACACAGCACACAATGCCAATAAAAAATCTACCCTGCAATTATTACAAGAAGTATGTGTGGACATTAAATTTATTTGGCTGATTAGACGCAATAAAGTACGTCAAGGACTGTCTTACTGGAAAGCCGACCATACTAAAAAATGGCATCAATATCAAAAAGAAGCACCCAAAGAAAAAGTTAAGAACTTTCTACCTACAAAGAAAGAGCTTAATAAATATGTTATTCAATTAGCTTTAGATGATGCACATTGGGAAGAGTTTTTTACTAAAAATCAGATAATTCCACTTACTATTGTCTATGAAGATTTCATTCTCAACCCAGATCAAACCATTAAAGATGTTTTAAATTATTTAGGAATAAAGCCAACTAAGAACACTTATTTTAATAGTTTTAGCGAATTTAAGATGGCTTGTGATGATTCAAATGATTTTATAAATAATTACTATAAAACTTCTTTTTTTTGGTAA
- a CDS encoding dienelactone hydrolase family protein produces the protein MNPLKKEDINQEVFELYDDYAHNKLDRRQFIEKLSVYAVGGLTVSSLLSFILPNYVDSILVEPNDPRLKSKYIKYKSPKGGGKIRALLSRPKKSKSKFPGIIVVHENRGLNPYIEDVGRRAAIEGFITVAPDALTPLGGYPGNDDEGRALQQKRDKNEMLEDFIAAYQYLQSHKCCNGKIGVVGFCFGGWISNMMAVRIPTLSAAVPYYGSQPSEEDVPQINAPLMLQYAGLDERVNKGWEAYEAALKANNKDYVAHFYPEVNHGFHNNTTPRYDEVAANLSWSRTIAFFNDKLQ, from the coding sequence ATGAATCCACTGAAAAAAGAAGATATAAATCAAGAAGTTTTTGAGCTATATGATGACTATGCCCACAATAAGTTGGATAGACGGCAATTTATTGAAAAACTGTCAGTCTATGCAGTAGGCGGCTTAACTGTTTCTTCCCTCCTCAGTTTCATCCTGCCCAATTATGTGGATTCCATTTTGGTAGAACCCAATGATCCAAGATTGAAGTCCAAATACATCAAATACAAATCACCAAAAGGAGGCGGAAAAATTCGCGCCCTTCTTTCCAGACCCAAAAAAAGTAAATCGAAGTTCCCAGGAATCATTGTAGTCCATGAAAATAGAGGGCTCAATCCCTACATTGAAGATGTTGGGCGAAGGGCTGCAATTGAAGGATTTATAACAGTCGCTCCAGATGCACTGACCCCATTAGGCGGCTATCCTGGCAATGATGACGAGGGAAGAGCTTTGCAGCAAAAAAGGGATAAAAATGAAATGCTCGAAGATTTTATTGCAGCCTATCAATACCTTCAATCTCACAAGTGTTGTAATGGCAAAATAGGGGTTGTCGGTTTTTGTTTTGGAGGTTGGATATCCAACATGATGGCCGTAAGGATTCCTACTCTTTCAGCAGCAGTTCCCTATTATGGTAGTCAACCTTCGGAAGAAGATGTACCACAAATCAATGCTCCACTGATGCTTCAATATGCAGGTTTGGACGAGAGAGTCAATAAAGGTTGGGAGGCTTATGAAGCAGCCCTCAAAGCCAATAATAAAGACTATGTAGCTCATTTCTATCCAGAAGTAAATCATGGATTTCACAACAATACAACTCCTCGATACGATGAAGTTGCAGCCAATTTATCGTGGAGCCGCACCATTGCATTTTTCAATGACAAGTTGCAATAA
- the ahcY gene encoding adenosylhomocysteinase, producing MELTVDLKLPYKVKDINLADWGRKEMELAEAEMPGLMAIREEFGATQPLKGARIAGCLHMTIQTAVLIETLTALGAEVRWSSCNIFSTQDHAAAAIAATGVPVFAWKGMNEEEFDWCIEQTLFFGDTSRPLNMILDDGGDLTNMVLDRYPEMVEGIRGISEETTTGVHRLYERMKNGTLTLPAININDSVTKSKFDNKYGCKESCVDAIRRATDIMMAGKVAVVAGYGDVGKGSAASLRGAGCRVIVTEIDPICALQAAMDGFEVKKMADAVKRGDIIVTATGCKDVVAGEHFRNMKDKAIVCNIGHFDNEIDVAWLKDNYGHTHVNIKPQVDKYTVDGQDVILLAEGRLVNLGCATGHPSFVMSNSFTNQVMAQLELWENSDKYDNAVYMLPKHLDEKVARLHLAKIGVELEELTTEQAEYINVEVGGPYKPEYYRY from the coding sequence ATGGAATTGACAGTAGATTTAAAATTGCCATATAAAGTAAAAGACATCAACCTGGCAGATTGGGGACGCAAAGAAATGGAATTGGCGGAAGCAGAAATGCCTGGTTTGATGGCGATTCGTGAAGAATTTGGCGCAACACAACCTTTGAAGGGCGCACGCATTGCAGGGTGTTTGCACATGACAATTCAAACGGCTGTTTTGATTGAAACTTTGACCGCTTTGGGCGCAGAAGTTCGTTGGTCGTCTTGCAACATTTTTTCTACGCAAGACCATGCTGCTGCTGCAATCGCTGCAACGGGTGTACCTGTTTTTGCTTGGAAAGGCATGAACGAAGAAGAATTTGACTGGTGTATTGAGCAGACTTTGTTCTTTGGAGATACTTCTCGACCATTGAATATGATTTTGGACGATGGTGGTGATTTGACCAATATGGTTTTGGATCGTTACCCTGAAATGGTAGAGGGTATTCGTGGTATTTCGGAAGAAACAACGACTGGAGTTCACCGCTTGTACGAGCGCATGAAAAACGGTACTTTGACCCTTCCTGCTATCAACATCAATGATTCGGTGACAAAATCCAAATTTGACAACAAATATGGCTGCAAAGAATCTTGTGTAGATGCGATTCGACGTGCTACGGACATCATGATGGCTGGTAAAGTAGCAGTTGTAGCTGGTTATGGTGATGTAGGAAAAGGTTCTGCTGCTTCTTTGAGAGGTGCGGGATGCCGAGTAATCGTAACCGAAATTGACCCAATTTGTGCTTTGCAGGCTGCAATGGACGGATTTGAAGTCAAAAAAATGGCGGATGCTGTAAAACGTGGTGACATCATCGTGACAGCTACAGGCTGCAAAGATGTAGTAGCTGGCGAGCATTTCCGCAACATGAAAGACAAAGCGATTGTTTGCAATATCGGACACTTTGACAATGAGATTGATGTGGCTTGGCTGAAAGACAATTATGGTCATACGCATGTAAACATCAAACCTCAAGTTGATAAATATACTGTGGATGGACAAGATGTGATTTTATTGGCAGAAGGTCGTTTGGTAAACTTGGGATGTGCTACGGGACACCCTTCTTTCGTAATGTCTAACTCCTTCACCAATCAGGTGATGGCGCAGTTGGAGCTTTGGGAAAACAGTGATAAATACGACAATGCAGTCTATATGCTTCCCAAACACTTGGACGAAAAAGTGGCTCGTTTGCACTTGGCAAAAATCGGTGTGGAATTGGAAGAATTGACTACCGAACAGGCTGAATACATCAATGTGGAAGTCGGTGGACCATACAAGCCAGAATACTATCGTTATTAG
- a CDS encoding NAD(P)/FAD-dependent oxidoreductase: MQKIPLPQTNNPRVVIIGGGFGGIELAKKLRKKAVQVVMIDKNNFHTFQPLLYQVATAGLEPDSIAYPLRKIFKNQENFHFRLAEAQEIIASENKLLTSIGEVRYDYLVIATGSTTNFFGMKEIEDNSMPMKSVAEALDLRSLLLQNFEKALLATSIEEREALMNVVVVGGGPTGVETAGALGELKEHVLPKDYPELDVRQMQIHLIEATGGLLNGMSEVSGKKAVQFLKKFDVHVWLNTAVKHYDGHIVYTNTEHQIPTNTLIWSAGVKGAVVEGMDENVIGKGSRILVNEFSQVKGYSNIFALGDVAAMITEKNPKGHPMVAPAAIQQGQLLAKNLDNLLQNKTMQPFKYKDKGSMATVGRNRAVVEVGKFKSQGFIAWYMWMAVHLMSLVGFRNKLVTFVNWMWSYFNYDKGIRLIIRPFKKKKKVEEVMVDEV, encoded by the coding sequence ATGCAAAAAATTCCCTTGCCACAAACCAACAATCCTCGTGTCGTCATCATCGGCGGCGGATTTGGAGGCATAGAATTGGCTAAAAAATTGCGAAAAAAAGCGGTGCAGGTGGTGATGATTGACAAAAACAATTTTCATACTTTTCAGCCCTTACTGTATCAAGTAGCTACCGCAGGTCTAGAACCCGACTCCATCGCATATCCTTTGCGAAAAATCTTCAAAAACCAAGAAAACTTCCATTTTCGCTTGGCAGAGGCGCAAGAAATCATTGCATCGGAGAACAAATTGCTGACAAGCATTGGAGAGGTTCGCTATGATTATTTGGTGATTGCAACAGGTTCTACTACGAATTTCTTTGGAATGAAGGAAATAGAGGACAATAGTATGCCGATGAAAAGCGTGGCAGAAGCCCTTGACCTCCGCAGTTTGTTGCTTCAGAACTTTGAAAAGGCACTGCTCGCTACAAGTATTGAAGAAAGAGAAGCATTGATGAATGTTGTTGTTGTAGGTGGTGGTCCGACTGGTGTAGAAACGGCAGGTGCTTTGGGTGAATTGAAAGAGCATGTATTACCCAAAGATTACCCTGAGTTGGATGTACGGCAGATGCAAATTCACCTCATTGAAGCAACAGGCGGCTTGCTAAATGGTATGTCAGAGGTATCGGGCAAAAAAGCGGTTCAGTTTTTAAAGAAATTTGATGTGCATGTGTGGCTCAATACGGCGGTGAAGCACTATGATGGTCATATAGTTTACACAAATACTGAACACCAAATTCCTACAAACACCTTGATTTGGTCGGCTGGCGTGAAAGGTGCGGTCGTTGAAGGCATGGATGAAAATGTGATTGGTAAAGGTAGTCGAATCTTGGTCAATGAGTTCAGTCAGGTGAAAGGGTATTCCAATATTTTTGCACTCGGTGATGTAGCTGCAATGATTACCGAAAAGAACCCAAAAGGTCATCCAATGGTGGCTCCTGCAGCCATTCAGCAAGGGCAGTTGTTGGCGAAAAACTTGGATAATTTGCTGCAAAACAAAACGATGCAGCCATTCAAATACAAGGATAAAGGATCGATGGCAACTGTTGGACGCAATCGGGCAGTGGTAGAAGTTGGGAAATTCAAATCACAAGGTTTTATTGCTTGGTATATGTGGATGGCAGTACATTTAATGTCGTTGGTGGGCTTTCGAAATAAATTGGTGACATTTGTGAACTGGATGTGGAGTTACTTCAATTATGACAAAGGGATACGACTGATTATCAGACCCTTCAAAAAGAAAAAAAAGGTAGAAGAAGTGATGGTAGATGAGGTATAA